The region ACATCGTGTTACAACTACACCCAACATCATGGGAAGTAGTAGATATCATGTTACATCTCCACCCAACATCATGGGGCGTAGTAGACAGAGTGTTACTTCTCCACCTAACATTATGGGACATAGTAGACATCGTGTTACATCTCCACAGAAGATCACTGGACATGGTAGACATCATATTACATCTGCACTAAACATCATTAGACATGGAAAACACCATGTTATATATCCACCCAACATTACGAGACGTAGTAGACATTGTGTTACATTTCCACCCAACATCACAGGACAAGATGGGTCAAGACAGACATAGTGTTACATCTCCATGCCTGGGACATGGCAGACATCATGTTACATCTCCATCCAAATGTGTTACATCTCCATCTAACATCATGGGATATGGCAGATAGGACAGAACATTGCCTCTGTGGTATCTCGCATTTCTTGAGATCATACTTACTTCTTGATCAGCTCCTTTGCCTGCTGTAAGAGGAGAGAGGAGATGTGAGATCCCAGTGAATGGTGTACTCATGCAGAGACTGGAATTGGTCACTGACCAAGTCATGTTATGCTATTTCTTCTCCATCAGTGTCTCACCTGCAGAAACTGTGCCATCTGTGGTTCATCCATAGACTGTATGGACGTCTCTACTAGTTTGGAAGTGACCTCTAAGTGGTCTCCATGTTGGCGGATGAGTCCCCTGACATACTGCAGCTTCTCCTCCTGCTCGCGGGTGATCATCTGTAGGAGCTCCTTTTTCCTCTCCTCCAAGATGTTATACAAGGAGTCAAAGCGCTGGCTGAGGTGCTGCTTCTGCCTGCGGCTGCTGTCCTGTCACCAAGAGACCAAAGATTATGGACAGGAAGGAGCCTAGTGGGAGTGCGGAGACTGGGCTATAATGGCCTGTGAGACACTTAGATCATCACgtgtgagaggattagatacagtagTGACAGTATCATGTGTGGGAAGCTTAGATACAGCAGTGACAGTATTACgtgtgataggcttagatacagcagtGACAGTATCACGTGTGAGAAGCTTAGATACAGCAGTGACAGTATCACGTGAGAGAAGGGATGAAGCATGAGTCACTGTGATTTTTCTGGACCATAACAATCATGTATTTGCACCTTCTGCAGATAAGACTGACAGACAATTCCTTGCCATTTATTGCAGCTCTCGGACCCTCTATATTCATGTGTGCGCCCCCCATAATATGTCTACTATATATAGCATAGGTGACCCCAGACTGGAACATAAAAGGTACAGGAGACACCCGAGCAGGGAGGGTGTAAACACTTATGTAGGCCACGAAGCAATCACACAACTTACCTCAATGCTCTTGCAGATTTCTTCCATCTGTGAGATGATGGCCTGGATGCGGTCATTACCAGCCACCAGCATGGCGATGCCATCACTGAGGTCGCTCTGTGGATACACGGATGTCACTGGGGCTGAGGCACTCTCATTCATTTTTAACAAACACGTTTAAGGGGGCAAGAGGAAAAGTCCACCTAAATAATCTACTGAATGTTTAATGGCTCATGTGACACAAGGCGCTAATGTCGAGAATAACCAGGCTGTTCAAAGAGGCAGCACATGACCGATGTGTCTGATCACTGGTCTCCGAGCAGGTGCAGGGCCGGAGAAGGTGACAGAAAGCCAGCTAACCCCGTGCATTCTCCACCGCCCCAGTTACTAGAGATGGGATGATGGTACCTTCTGTCTTTTGTAGATGCTGGACAGTGGGGCCACCTCACAGTCCTTGTGGGCTCCAAACACCTTGCACATGGAGCAGGTTGGGGTCTCACACGTCAGGCAGTAGATGTTAATCTTCTCATCCTCGTGCTCCTCACACATTAGGTGCTGCTCTGATTTGGTGTTGAGAGGCCTGAAAAACAATGATAGAGATGAGGATCGGGGGCCAACACAGAAATATGGGGGTCTACTCTACAGGAAAACTACACAGAGTGTATATCCTGGTGGTCTGGGTGTAGTACTGAGTGATCACTATAGTGTCctctcaccagtgatgtatatacagtgatatcactgctTTATGTCCTGGTGGTCTGGGTGTAGTACTGAttactatacactgtgtgcagaattattaggcaagttgtattttagaggattatttttattattgatcaacaacatatcagcttaaagggccactgtcaccccctccagccgttataaactaaaagagccaccttgtgcatcagtaatgctgcagtctaacaaggtggctcatttagtttttgtttctgttattcccacaataaatgtatttatagtttagctgaaatacctctctttgtacctggaggcgggtctgaagcctcctcttagaagcgcccaacCGCCGTCAGTCATCGCTTGGGTTGATTTttgccgccccctcagcactgttattgtgtgaaatcctgcgcctgcgctctggtcttctgccttgcgcaggcgcatagatcatttGCCGTCCTAGTGCaggtgccgggttccgttctgcgactgtgcgggcagtgcggcggcgtggccagcctgttgctgaatccccgccccgcactgtgttatgcattatgcacagtgcggggctgggattcctgggcatgcgcactgcgcttgtcagacgctcccccggtcccccgccttccagcgttgccggaatatacaggtttccttgccggcgtttggaacagccgcaaagaacaacgctggaaggcgggggacaggctggccgcactgcccgcacaggcgcagtcaggcacccggcaccagcgctaggacagcaaatgatctatgcgcctgcgcaaggcagaagaccagagcgcaggcgcaggatttcacacaataacagcgctgagggggcggcaaaAATCAACCCAagcgatgactgacggcagttgggcgcttctaagaggaggcttcagacccccctccaggtacaaagagaggtatttcagctaaactataaatacatttattgtgggtataacagaaacaaaaactaaaagagccaccttgttagactgcagcattactgatgcacaaggtggctcttttagtttataacggctggagggacagtggccctttaatatttttggaagttggagtgggtttttttagatttggctatcttaggaggatatctgtttgtgcaggtaactattattgtgcagaatttttaggcaacttagtaacaaaaaaatatattcccatctcacttgtttattttcaccaggtaaaccaatataactgcacaaaatttagaaagaaacatttctgacatgcaaaaaaaaaaaatccatccatccatagattgtcagatgcttgatctgtttacgaccaacattgcgtgcagcagcctccacagcctccagacactgttccgagaggtggactgtttaccctccctgtagatctcacattttatgagggaccacaggttctctatggggttcagatcaggtgaacaagggggccatgtcattatttttcttctttgagacctttactggccagctacgctgtggagtagttggaggcatgtgatggagcattgtcctccatgaaaatcatgtttttcttgaacgatactgacttcttcctgtaccactgcttgaagaagttgtcttccagaaactggcagtaggtctgggagttgttgagcttcactccatcctcaacacgaaaaggtcccacaagttcatctttgatgatcccagcccataccagtcccccacctccaccttgctggcgtctgagtcggagtggagctctctgccctttactgatccgcctctggcccatccatctggcccatccagtcactctcatttcaccagtccataaaacctttaaaaagtcagtctgaagatatttcttggcccagtctgacgttttatcttatgtttcttgttcacaggtggtcgtttttcagccttccttccttggccatgtccctgagtatcacacaccttgtgctttgtgttactccagtaatgttgcagctctgaaatatggcaaaactggtggcaaatggcatcttggcagcttcacacttgattcttctcaattcatgggcagttattttgcgccttttttgcccaacacgcttcttgcgaccctgttggctatttgccatgaaacgcttgattgttcggtgatcacgcttcaaaagtttggcaatttcaaaactgctgcctccctctgcaagacatctcacaattgtggacttttcagagccgtcaaatcgctcttctgacccattttgccaaaggaaaggaagttgcctaataattacgcacaccttatatagggttttgatatcGTTAGACAactcccctcctcattacagagatgcacatcaccggaTTTACTGAtctggtagttggctctcagcctgaacagcttggagtaggacaacatgtataaaaaggatcatgtgatcaaaatataacttgcctaataattctgcacacagtgtagtgaccTCTCACCTGTGATTTATTTACCTGGAAGACTCTTGCTTGTAGATATCTATTATATTTTCCACCAGTAGATTCCTTTGTAGCCCGTACACTCCATGTCTGTCCAGGACGACCTCATGCCGACATGAGGGGCAGCGGAATCGTCCCCCTGAAGAGACGGTGCTGGAACCTCGCGATTGCCAGAGAGGATTTGAAGCCTACAGAGACAATCAGGGACTGTGTCAAGAATCATGGAAGGTCTGGGCTGGGTGGCAGCTCTGGACATTACTGGAATGAAGCAGAATGTATCTAAGTTCACATAGAAGTTGTGACAGATAATTGCCCATTAACCCATCTCTGTAGTTCCCTTGCCAGTCAGTTACCTCTGCAATATTTTACCTCTGTAGACTATTACTGCTGTAACCTGTTATCTTTATAGTCTGTTACATCTATATTGTGTTACCTCTGCAGTCCGTTATCTCCGTAGTAACAACTCTGTAGTCTGTTCCCTCTGTATTTTGTTACCTCTGCAATCTGTTACCTATGTAATCTGTTATCTCTGTATTCTGTTACCTCTGTATTATTACCTCTGTATTCTGTTACCTCTGTAGTCTGTTACCTCTGCAGTCTGTTACCTCTGTAGTCTGTTCCCTTTGCAGTCTGTTATCTCTGCAGTCTTTTACCTCTGTAGTCTGTTACCTCTGTAGTCTGTTacctctgcagtctgttatctctgcAGTCTGTTCCCTCTGTAGTCTGCTCCCTCTGTATTTTGTTACCTCTGTGTCCTGTTACCTCTGTATCTGTTCCCTCTGTAGTCTGGTCCCTCTGTAGTCTGTTCCCTCTGCAGTCTGTTACCTCTGAATCCTGTTCCCTCTGAATCCTGTTCCCTCTGAATCCTGTTCCCTCTGTATCCTGTTCCCTCTGTATCCTGTTCCCTCTGCAGTCTGTTACCTCTGTATCCTGTTCCCTCTGCAGTCTGTTACCTTTGTATTCTGTTACCTCTGCAGTCTGTTACCTCTGTATTCTGTTACCTCTGTATTCTGTTACCTCTGTATTCTGTTACCTCTGTATTCTGTTACCTCTGTATTATTACCTCTGTATTCTGTTACCTCTGTATTCTGTTCCTTCTGTAGTCTGTTACCTCTGTATTATTACCTCTGTATTCTGTTCCTTCTGTGGTCTGTTACCTCTGTATTATTACCTCTGTATTCTGTTACCTCTGTAGTCTGTTACCTCTGTGTTGTTACCTCTGCAGTCTGTTACCTCAGAAGTCTGTTCCCTCTGCAGTCTGTTACTTCTTTAGTCtgttcactctgtagtctgttccctCTGTAGTATGTTATCTCTGTAGTCTGGTACATCTGTATTTTGTTACCTCTGTAGTCTGTCCCCTCTGCAGTCTGTTACTTCTGTAGCACTGATGGTGAGAGATATTAGATGTCGTGTTCCTGCTCCAGggatgccactaggaattttgggtccccacactggcaacatttttcagggcccccttgagactccactcaGGCTTGGCCCCAGCCCCACCtctacccctcgaactgtccacagtcccactgctctctcttggaaaaactttattttacaatttttaaaatgaccaataatatcacatacaagggacaaataccactacaccatgaccagaccacatattaccaccacatagtgacctataataactGATACAAGGAACCAGTACCACCacatcatgtccagaccacatattaccagcacagtgactgaatactacaatactgatcattaataaaaaaaaacaaacacaatactaatatcaccataagtgccattatacacaggagatgtttacttagtatgcagtgtctgtgtacaggtaatacagtcatcaccggtgacattatacacaggagctctgtatatagtgtcagtgtacaggtaatacagtgatcaccaatgacattatacacaggagctctgtatatagtttcagtgtatAGATAATgctgtgatcaccggtgacattatacacaggagctctgtatatagtgtcagagtacagATAATgctgtgatcaccggtgacattatacacaggagctctgtatgtagtgtcagtgtacaggtaatacagtgatcaccggtgacattatacacaggagctctgtatatagtctcagTGTATAGATAATgctgtgatcaccggtgacattatacacaggagctccgtatatagtgtcagtgtacagataatacagtgatcaccggtgacattatacacagctcagtatatagtgtacaggtaatacagtgatcagtaacattatacacaggagctctgtatatagtgtcagtgtataggtaatacagtgatcactagtgacattatacacatgagcgctgtatatattgtacaggttatacagtgatcaatgacattatactcaagagctctgtatatggtgtcagtgtgcaggtaatacagtgatcactggtgacattatacacaggagctctgtatatagtatacagtgtatagtgtcattgttgttatggactggtaatttaggagcgacatgcgactagctctgagcaggtggtaactatacagaccgcagttcctgatcttaacacaacactagcagtagccgtgggatgttcctgtcactccctggacacctcatcacagccggagaactagctaaccctaaaggtagaaataggaaagctatcttgcctcagagaaaatcctcaaaggataggacagccccccacaaataatgactgtgagaggagaagaaatgacatacgtagtatgaaacaagatttagcaaaggaggccacttctagctagatagatagtacaggaaagaacactgtgcggtcagtaataaaaactagaaaaagtccaccgcagagatatgcaaaaatctccacacctgactaaaggtgtggagggcaaaatctgcagcccagagcttccagcttagctgaatagatccatactgataagctggacaaatgagcaacacatagaatgtgctgaacaataaagtccacaacaagtggactgcaaaaggacaagcaaggacttatctttgctgaactggacagagtgtcagggaaatacaaaagagcagtgactccaagcaggaacaattggcaactggcattgattgagggataaggccagactaaaat is a window of Ranitomeya variabilis isolate aRanVar5 chromosome 2, aRanVar5.hap1, whole genome shotgun sequence DNA encoding:
- the TRIM54 gene encoding tripartite motif-containing protein 54; translated protein: MLTVNTDRPGVDTSKDIRSGIFDFPEEDGVKRLVPPQRTASCAGMNFAVGFKTLGGDTQTMDNLEKQLICPICLEMFTKPVVILPCQHNLCRKCANDIFQASNPLWQSRGSSTVSSGGRFRCPSCRHEVVLDRHGVYGLQRNLLVENIIDIYKQESSRPLNTKSEQHLMCEEHEDEKINIYCLTCETPTCSMCKVFGAHKDCEVAPLSSIYKRQKSDLSDGIAMLVAGNDRIQAIISQMEEICKSIEDSSRRQKQHLSQRFDSLYNILEERKKELLQMITREQEEKLQYVRGLIRQHGDHLEVTSKLVETSIQSMDEPQMAQFLQQAKELIKKITDMSKVSTIDRPDPGYENMDHFCVNVDHVSEMLRTIDFHTAVQGDEDDIFDVEDVEPEEERPEPVEDSGSRQKIATPQGDLGGV